The genomic stretch ACCCTGAACGGTCGGTATAATCACCTCATCCATCACCCTCTGGTGTACCTCGGGGGTAACTACGGGCGCCGGGGAATAGGCGCCCATGCCGCCCGTGTTGGGTCCGGTATCACCATCGCCAACGCGTTTGTGATCCTGGCTGGTCGCCATGGGCAGAATATTCTTGCCATCGACCATCACGATAAAGCTGGCTTCTTCGCCAGTAAGAAATTCCTCGATCACGACGCGGCAGCCCGCATCGCCAAAGGCGTTACCGGACAGCATATCGCGCACCGCATCTTCGGCCTGAGCAAGGGTCTCGGCGACGATAACGCCCTTGCCGGCTGCCAGGCCATCGGCCTTGACCACGATCGGCGCGCCGACCTGTTGCAGGTACGCCAGCGCCGGTTCGACCTCGGTAAAATTCTGGTACGCAGCCGTAGGTATCTGGTGACGAGCCAGGAAATCTTTGGTAAACGCCTTGGATCCCTCGAGTTGGGCCGCGCCCTGGCTTGGGCCAAAGCAGGCGAGACCGCGGGCCTCGAAGTAATCGACAATGCCATCCACCAAAGGCGCTTCCGGCCCCACAATGGTCAACCCAACCCGGTTTTGCTCGGCGAAATCGGCCAATGCCTGCTGGTCGCCAACCTGGATAGCAACATTACTCAGGCCCGGCTCATTAGCTGTGCCAGCGTTACCCGGAGCAACGAAAACCTGTTCCACCTGTGGATCCTGAGCCGCTTTCCAGGCCAGGGCGTGTTCACGACCACCACTTCCAATAACCAGAATATTCATCATGATCCCCTTAGTGACGGAAGTGGCGCATGCCGGTGAATACCATGGCCATACCGGCCTCATTGGCGGCGTCGATCACTTCCTGGTCACGCATTGAACCGCCGGGTTGTACGACCGCACTGATGCCCGCGTTGGCGGCTGCATCGATGCCATCCCGGAAAGGGAAGAAGGCGTCGGAGGCCATCACGGAGCCTTTGACCTCAAGGCTTTCGTCGGCGGCCTTGATGCCGGCAATGCGAGCACTGTAGACCCGGCTCATCTGGCCGGCGCCGACACCGATGGTTTGTCCGTTGCGGGCATAAACGATGGCGTTGGACTTAACAAACTTGGCGACTCGCCAGGCGAACAGCAGATCATTGAGTTCGCTGGGGCTCGGCTGGCGCTCGGACACTACCTTGAGGTCCTGGGCGGTGACGCTGCCCAGATCGTTGTCCTGAACCAGTAAACCACCGTTGACACGCTTGTAGTCAAAACCGGCGATGCGTTCAGCAGGCCATTGGCCACATTCCAGCAGGCGAACATTCTGCTTTTGCGCCAGGACTTCGGCCGCAGCGCTACTGATGCTGGGGGCAATTATTACCTCGACGAACTGACGATCGATGATCGCCTGGGCCGTGCCGGCATCCAGCTCGCGGTTAAAGGCAATAATACCGCCAAACGCCGAAGTAGGATCGGTTTGATAGGCCAGCAGATAAGCGTCCAGCGGGGTCTCCCCCAGGGCAACGCCACATGGGTTGGCATGCTTGACGATAACGCAGGCGGGCTCGTCAAACGACTTGACGCATTCCAGGGCGGCATCGGTGTCGGCGACATTATTAAAGGAGAGCTCCTTGCCTTGCAGTTGTTTGGCTGTGGCCACACTGGCCTCGCCGGGGTTACTCTCAACATAGAACGCGGCACGCTGATGAGGATTTTCGCCGTAGCGCATATCCTGGGCTTTGTTCAGCTGGGAATTGAAGGTGCGCGGGAAGGAATCAACCGTCTCACCCTGAGTCCGGCAACCCAGGTAGTTGGCGATGGCACCGTCATAACCTGCGGTGTGTTCAAAGGCCTTTACCGCCAGATCGAAGCGGGTGACCTGGCTGAGGCCATCGCTGTTCTGGTCGAGCTCATCCAGAATCGGCTGATAATCGGAGCTGTTGACCACGATGGCGACAAAATTGTGGTTCTTGGCGGCGGCTCGAACCATGGTCGGGCCACCGATATCAATGTTCTCGATCGCCATAGGCAGATCGCAATCGTCACGGGCGATGGTGGCTTCGAACGGGTAGAGATTGACCACAACCATATCGATGGGCTGGATACCATGCTGCTGCATGACCTCATCATCCTGACCACGGCGTCCGAGTACGCCACCGTGTATTTTCGGGTGCAGGGTTTTAACCCGACCATCCATCATTTCGGGGAATCCGGTGTAGTCTGATACTTCCACCGCAGGAATGTCGTTCTCGGTCAGCAGGCGGAAGGTGCCGCCAGTAGAAAGAATCTCTATGCCGCGTTGGTGCAAACTCTGGGCAAATTCCACGATGCCGGATTTATCGGAAACACTGATCAGTGCTCTGCGAACGGGGAGGATGTTGTGTTCAGCCATAGTCTTATAGTTCGATAAAGTTGATAAGGACGAAGAAAGGGGTGTCGGTAACGTAAAAAGGCGGATTAGTGATAATCCGCCTTTTGCTTAATCGTTGTTTAAAGCAAACCGTACTGCTTGAGCTTTTTGCGCAGGGTGCCTCGATTCAATCCCAGCATGATCGAGGCTTTGGTCTGGTTGCCCTTAACGTTGGCCATAACCACTTCCAGCAGCGGCGCTTCGACCTCGGACAACACCATCTGGTAGACGTCGGTGACAGACTGCCCTTCCAGGTGCGCAAAGTAGTTAACCAGGGCATTCTCGACGCAGTCACGCAGAGTCTCACCCTGCTCGGCGGGTTGCTGGGTCAGGTGCTGGCGCAGATTCACGTCCGACGGTGACATCTGTTCGTTCGGGGCTAGTTCAGGTGCAGTCATGCCGCAATTTCCTCATTGTTAATTAAGTGTTCACAGAACTGCAGAACACTTTCGCACTGGGCTTGAGCACTATCGAGTCGGACAAAATCCCGTCGAAACGCGCTACCGCCTGGCTGTGGGTTGGTATACCAGGCGACATGCTTACGTGCGATGCGCACGCCCAGATATTCGCCGTAAAAGGCGTGAATACTGTTCAGATGCTCGAGCAGTATGGACTGGAACTCTTGCGTGTCGATGGTGCCCAGGGAGGTGCCGGTACTCAGGTAATGGTTAATTTCGCGGAAAATCCAGGGCCGGCCGTGGGCTCCGCGTCCAATCATTACACCGTCAGCACCGGTGTAGTCGAGAACAGACCTGGCATCGGCCGGGCTGTTAATGTCTCCGTTGGCGATGACCGGAAGGGACACCGCCTGTTTGATATTGGCAATGGTGTCGTATTCCACCTCGCCCTTGTAAGCGCAGGCTCGTGTGCGGCCATGCACCGCGATGGCTCGAATGCCACTGTCTTCGGCAATGCGGGCGATCGTGACCCCGTTACGATGTTCGGGACTCCAGCCGGTACGGATCTTGACCGTAACGGGCACGTTGACCGCGTTGACCACCGACTGCAGGATATCGCGCACCAGCGGTTCATCACGCAGCAAAGCAGAGCCGGCGGCCTTGTTGCAGACCTTCTTGGCCGGGCAACCCATATTGATGTCGACAATCTGTGCCCCCAGGCGAACGCTCTCCTGGGCGGCCTGGGCCATCATCTGTGGATCACTGCCCGCGATCTGTACCGAGCGAGGTTCGCTCTCTCCCTGATGATTAAGGCGCAGCTGGGACTTGCGGGTTTTCCACAGGCGCTGGTCACTGGTGACCATTTCAGAGACCACTAACCCCGCCCCGAGTCGCCGGCACAGCAGGCGAAAAGGCTGATCTGTTACCCCGGCCATAGGGGCCAGAACAACGGGGTTTTCAATCTGGTAAGGACCTATTTCAAACACTTGTCAGTCGCCGCATCATCAGCAGAGGTTAGAATTTTGGGTTCTAGCGGCAGGTCAGCGCGGAGGAAAGCTGGTTAAAAATGAACCTGTCGCTCAGGGGGCGGTATCATACTCCCTTGGCGACAGGCGATAAAGCAAAAAATGGTCGATTTCAGATAACTTCTGGTGAAAAAATACCCAGCAAAAAGATCAGGGGATCGGGTAGAAAGCGAGACTGTAGTTGACCGCTTTCTGGCCTGGGTCAACGATCTCCAGCGCCAGGTGAATCGGCGTACGGCTGGGCATTTCGCGAGCTCCCGCCAGCTCCCCGGCCAGGTACTCATCGGGTGTGAAACGGCGGGAGGCGACCAGATTACCGGCCAGATCGGAAAAACTCAGTTCAATCGCCGGAAACGGTTGGGTATAGGTGGCCAGATTATTAATGATGGCATCGACCACCAGCGCGTTTTCGAACCGGGGGTGGCTTCTGACGACCAGGTTAGTGCCACGAATGGCGTCGATATTGACCTTGTCCGGCAAACGGCAGCCGAGCTGCTCGCAGGCGATCTGGTAATAAGGGCGAAGACTGTCCTGACGGGCCAGCTGGTCACGATCGTACCAGGCAAATTGCAGCGTCAGGGCGATTGCGGCGATCAGGCTCAAGATGGCGCTGGTGATGGTTTTCCAACGACCGGCACTGTCCGGTAGATGGAGGTTCAGTGGTTCATCGTTGAGCTCGTGAAGCACCCGTTTGTCGGCCCGCATCCCGGTCAGGCTGTTGTCAGCCGTCTTGGTTTTCGGGGTGGTTGCTGGGGCCATGGTGCTATCACCCAATGCCGACAGGCTGGAGTCGGAAAAATCGGGTTCAGCATCCAGCCCCCAGTTATCGCTGGTGTCTGGTTTGCCGGGCACTTTCTCGACCGACAGGGGTTCGGGGGACGGTTCGTGCTCTTTTTCCAGCTCTTCGAGCATCTCCATGGCCCAGCTTTCGTCGGCGGCACTGCTGTGAGCATCGACCAGATCGCTTTCGCCGGTAAAGGTACCGGTTTCTTCCGGGCTCCAGGCGTTCAGGTTCTGAAAGTCATCGCTGAGCTCAAATTCATCCTTGGCTTTTTGGGGCGGTTCACTGGGCTTTGCGGGTGCGGCTTTGGGCGCCTGGGGGGCAGCAGGTTTGGTGTTGGCACCGCTTTGCTTGGCGGGTGTCGCGCCGGGCTGACCGACAATATGATTGGTGGCCTTGAAGACATGCAGGCAGGAGCCACAGCGTACCGAGCCATTGGCTGCTTGTAGCTGGGCTCGAGTAAGGCGGAATGCAGTCTGGCATTGGGGGCAGCGGGTGACCCAGGTTTTGCTCATAGTTAACTACTTTATTGTTACGGGAGGAGATCCCTTCATCCTGATCTGTTCGAGTGTATCCAATATAGGCCCTGCAGCGCTAGTCACTGACGGGATGATCAAACGCGCTTCGTCCCATAAAGCAGAACCCAGTCACCTTTTGTTCGCGGCGGTTGCATGTCGAAGGTGGTCGCATAGGTGGCCATTACCGCATCTGCTTGCTCGATGAGAATCCCGGACAGGGCGAGTTGTCCTCCGGGTTTGATCAGGGCATCCAGAATCGGGTGCAGCTGTTGCAATGGGCCTGCGAGAATATTGGCCACCACCAGATCGGCCGTTACTCTGGGGGTGTCTTCAGGCAGGAACAGGCTCATTTTGTCGCTGGCTAACTGATTGCGCTGGAGATTATCGGCGCTGGCTTCCAGTGCCTGGGGGTCATAGTCGACACCGGTAACGTGGACCGCATCCAGCAGCAAAGCGGCAATGCCCAGAATGCCGGAGCCGCAGCCATAATCGACCAGGCTCTTTCCGGCCAGATCCTGACTGTCGAGCCATTCGAGGCACATAGCGGTGGTTGGATGAGTGCCGGTACCGAACGCCAGGCCAGGATCCAGCATTAAGTTGGCGGCCGTTGGATCGGGCACCGGCTTCCAGCTGGGACAGACCCACAAGCGTTGGCCAAAGCGCATGGGCTCGAAGTGAGTCATCCATTCGCGTACCCAGTCCTTGTCTTCCAGAATCTCGACCTGGTGCCGAGGCAGTTCCGTTGGGGTCGCCGCCTGGAGTTGCTGCAGCACAGCCTCCATATCGGCATTGGCTTCGAACAGCGCAGTCAGGCGAGTGTGATCCCACATCGGCGTGTATTCCGGGGTGGGCTCGAACAGGGCCTGATTTTTGCCATCTTCCAGGGTGACCGCGGAGGCTCCGAAGGCCAGTAGCAGGCCTTCATAGTGCTCGACGTCCGCCGGCGTAATGTCGAGTCGTAACTGCAGCCAGGCCATAGAAGCTCCATAAGGGGAAAGAATAAGAGATCGATAAGGCGGCAATTATAGGAGCACGTTGCTGCTTACTACCAGCATTCATATTGGCGTTCATTGCAAATAGACGGAGTGCTGACCACAATAAAGACTGGTTTACTGTCACGGATTGGACAAAACCCTGCCTATGAACGGACATCATTCACAAGGGCGCCTTGGCGTGTCATTAATGGTCCTGATGTTGGCCTGCCTGGTCAGCCCTGTTTATGCCCTCGAAAAAGTGACCCTGCAGCTGAAGTGGAAACACCAGTTTCAATTTGCCGGTTACTATGCCGCCATAGAGCATGGTTATTATCGGGCGGCGGGGCTTGACGTCAAGGTTCGGGAGGCGGTCGAGGGAAAAGATCCGGTTCGGTCCGTGCTGGATGGTAATGCTGAATTTGGTGTGGGAACCAGCGATTTGCTGTTGATGTTTCAGCGCGGTGAGCCGGTGGTGGTTTTGGGGGTTGTCTATCAGCATTCTCCGTTGGGCCTGATGGTGCTGCGCGATGGACCGGTTCGCAATGTGCATGATCTGGCCGGCAAACCCCTGATGATCGAACCCAACTCCGCCGAGCTTTTTGCGTTTATGGAAGAGGAGGGCATTGCCAGCACCCGTCTCGATATTGTACATCACAGCTTTGATGTGCAGGATCTGTTGTCCGGCAAGGTGGATGGACTATCGGTCTATGTCACAGACGAACCCTTCCTGCTCAAACAGGCCGGGGTGGATTATCACATTTATGAGGCATCGCAGGGAGGGATTGATTTCTACGGCGACAATTTTTTTACCACCCGAAAAATGCTGCAGCAGGCTCCGGAAACCGTAGCGGCCTTTCGGGATGCGACGATGAAAGGCTGGCGCTACGCGATGGATCATCCCGAGGAGATGGTGCAGCTGATCCTGGCCAAATACAGTACCCGGCACAGCGCTGATCATCTGCGTTTCGAAGCCCGTGAAATGCAACGTTTGCTAAGGCATGATCTGGTTGACGCCGGGTATATGAGTCGGGCTCGCTGGGAACACATCGCGAGCATTTATGAAAAGCAGGGGATGCTCAGCGATAATGTCAATCTGGATGATTTCCTGTATGACCAGATACAGCCTGAGGGAACACTGGTCCAGGCCTGGGTGTGGGTCTGGTTGATGGTGATGTTGGCCTCGTTGTTATTAATCGTGGCCTTTTATCGTTTGAATAGCCGTCTCAGAGACAGCGAACGCTGGCTGACGACGTTGTTTGACCATGCGCCGACGGCGTTGGTGCAGATCAATTCTCAGGGTTTGGTGGAGGGCTGGAGTTATCAGGCCGAGCAGGTTTTTGGCTGGCGGCGGGATGAAGTTATGGGGCGCAACATCAACGATTTTCTGGTGCCAATTGAAGAGCAGCAAGGCGTGGAAATGGTGCTGGAGGGGATGGGGGCGCGTAACGTACAACACCATGAGAACTGGAATTTGACCAAGAGTGGCCGGAAGATTTTATGCGACTGGCACAATGTGGTGTTGTCATCTGCCAGTCGGGGGCGTGTGGTGGTTTCCATGGCGATGGATATCACCGAACGTAAGCGCATGGAGGCTCGATTGCATGAGCTTGCCCACACGGACCTGTTAACCGGAGTGGCTAACAGAACGCTGTTTTATGATCAGTTTGCTCGGGCTATTCAGTTGGCGAATCGCCGTAAAGCCCAGCTCGCCCTGATGTTTGTCGACCTGGATGATTTTAAAGAGGTGAATGATCTCTATGGTCACGAGTCCGGTGATTCGGTTTTGCAAGTGACTGTTGCTCGTATTCGAGGTTGTATCCGTGGCACCGATATTCTTGCCCGTCACGGTGGCGATGAATTTGTGGTGTTGCTGGAAGATTGCGGAAATCGCGACATCATCGATGATATCGCCAGCAAAATTGTGGATGCGGTCAGTCGTCCCATTCCATTGCCCTCGGGAGCAACCGCCCAGATAGGAACCTCTATTGGTATCAGTCTTTATCCGGACAACGGAGATGATTGCGACACCCTGATGCGAGCTGCCGACCGGGCGATGTATCAGGTGAAGGCCAAGAGCAAACAGGGTTACCAGATTGGTGATGGCGAATTCGGCAGCTGAGCTGGATGGCTTGGCCAGATAGATTATGCACCTACTTTTTGTGCGCCTGGATCATCAGGTTTCTAGGGGTCAGGTGATAGTCACAAAACTCACCGACGGAAACCTGGTAACCCTGCTCTTCTAAATACAGTGCGCGGTCCAGGACCAGCCAGAGCTCCAGTGGTCGCCGGAAAAGCTGGCGTACCAGTTCGATTTTGCTGACCCGGTCGACGCGCTTGAGACCCTGTTTTTCCAAGCGATTAAAATCTATCGCC from Aestuariirhabdus haliotis encodes the following:
- the dusB gene encoding tRNA dihydrouridine synthase DusB encodes the protein MFEIGPYQIENPVVLAPMAGVTDQPFRLLCRRLGAGLVVSEMVTSDQRLWKTRKSQLRLNHQGESEPRSVQIAGSDPQMMAQAAQESVRLGAQIVDINMGCPAKKVCNKAAGSALLRDEPLVRDILQSVVNAVNVPVTVKIRTGWSPEHRNGVTIARIAEDSGIRAIAVHGRTRACAYKGEVEYDTIANIKQAVSLPVIANGDINSPADARSVLDYTGADGVMIGRGAHGRPWIFREINHYLSTGTSLGTIDTQEFQSILLEHLNSIHAFYGEYLGVRIARKHVAWYTNPQPGGSAFRRDFVRLDSAQAQCESVLQFCEHLINNEEIAA
- a CDS encoding DUF3426 domain-containing protein, yielding MSKTWVTRCPQCQTAFRLTRAQLQAANGSVRCGSCLHVFKATNHIVGQPGATPAKQSGANTKPAAPQAPKAAPAKPSEPPQKAKDEFELSDDFQNLNAWSPEETGTFTGESDLVDAHSSAADESWAMEMLEELEKEHEPSPEPLSVEKVPGKPDTSDNWGLDAEPDFSDSSLSALGDSTMAPATTPKTKTADNSLTGMRADKRVLHELNDEPLNLHLPDSAGRWKTITSAILSLIAAIALTLQFAWYDRDQLARQDSLRPYYQIACEQLGCRLPDKVNIDAIRGTNLVVRSHPRFENALVVDAIINNLATYTQPFPAIELSFSDLAGNLVASRRFTPDEYLAGELAGAREMPSRTPIHLALEIVDPGQKAVNYSLAFYPIP
- a CDS encoding ABC transporter substrate-binding protein; amino-acid sequence: MVLMLACLVSPVYALEKVTLQLKWKHQFQFAGYYAAIEHGYYRAAGLDVKVREAVEGKDPVRSVLDGNAEFGVGTSDLLLMFQRGEPVVVLGVVYQHSPLGLMVLRDGPVRNVHDLAGKPLMIEPNSAELFAFMEEEGIASTRLDIVHHSFDVQDLLSGKVDGLSVYVTDEPFLLKQAGVDYHIYEASQGGIDFYGDNFFTTRKMLQQAPETVAAFRDATMKGWRYAMDHPEEMVQLILAKYSTRHSADHLRFEAREMQRLLRHDLVDAGYMSRARWEHIASIYEKQGMLSDNVNLDDFLYDQIQPEGTLVQAWVWVWLMVMLASLLLIVAFYRLNSRLRDSERWLTTLFDHAPTALVQINSQGLVEGWSYQAEQVFGWRRDEVMGRNINDFLVPIEEQQGVEMVLEGMGARNVQHHENWNLTKSGRKILCDWHNVVLSSASRGRVVVSMAMDITERKRMEARLHELAHTDLLTGVANRTLFYDQFARAIQLANRRKAQLALMFVDLDDFKEVNDLYGHESGDSVLQVTVARIRGCIRGTDILARHGGDEFVVLLEDCGNRDIIDDIASKIVDAVSRPIPLPSGATAQIGTSIGISLYPDNGDDCDTLMRAADRAMYQVKAKSKQGYQIGDGEFGS
- the fis gene encoding DNA-binding transcriptional regulator Fis produces the protein MSPSDVNLRQHLTQQPAEQGETLRDCVENALVNYFAHLEGQSVTDVYQMVLSEVEAPLLEVVMANVKGNQTKASIMLGLNRGTLRKKLKQYGLL
- the purH gene encoding bifunctional phosphoribosylaminoimidazolecarboxamide formyltransferase/IMP cyclohydrolase, whose amino-acid sequence is MAEHNILPVRRALISVSDKSGIVEFAQSLHQRGIEILSTGGTFRLLTENDIPAVEVSDYTGFPEMMDGRVKTLHPKIHGGVLGRRGQDDEVMQQHGIQPIDMVVVNLYPFEATIARDDCDLPMAIENIDIGGPTMVRAAAKNHNFVAIVVNSSDYQPILDELDQNSDGLSQVTRFDLAVKAFEHTAGYDGAIANYLGCRTQGETVDSFPRTFNSQLNKAQDMRYGENPHQRAAFYVESNPGEASVATAKQLQGKELSFNNVADTDAALECVKSFDEPACVIVKHANPCGVALGETPLDAYLLAYQTDPTSAFGGIIAFNRELDAGTAQAIIDRQFVEVIIAPSISSAAAEVLAQKQNVRLLECGQWPAERIAGFDYKRVNGGLLVQDNDLGSVTAQDLKVVSERQPSPSELNDLLFAWRVAKFVKSNAIVYARNGQTIGVGAGQMSRVYSARIAGIKAADESLEVKGSVMASDAFFPFRDGIDAAANAGISAVVQPGGSMRDQEVIDAANEAGMAMVFTGMRHFRH
- the prmA gene encoding 50S ribosomal protein L11 methyltransferase is translated as MAWLQLRLDITPADVEHYEGLLLAFGASAVTLEDGKNQALFEPTPEYTPMWDHTRLTALFEANADMEAVLQQLQAATPTELPRHQVEILEDKDWVREWMTHFEPMRFGQRLWVCPSWKPVPDPTAANLMLDPGLAFGTGTHPTTAMCLEWLDSQDLAGKSLVDYGCGSGILGIAALLLDAVHVTGVDYDPQALEASADNLQRNQLASDKMSLFLPEDTPRVTADLVVANILAGPLQQLHPILDALIKPGGQLALSGILIEQADAVMATYATTFDMQPPRTKGDWVLLYGTKRV
- the purD gene encoding phosphoribosylamine--glycine ligase; amino-acid sequence: MNILVIGSGGREHALAWKAAQDPQVEQVFVAPGNAGTANEPGLSNVAIQVGDQQALADFAEQNRVGLTIVGPEAPLVDGIVDYFEARGLACFGPSQGAAQLEGSKAFTKDFLARHQIPTAAYQNFTEVEPALAYLQQVGAPIVVKADGLAAGKGVIVAETLAQAEDAVRDMLSGNAFGDAGCRVVIEEFLTGEEASFIVMVDGKNILPMATSQDHKRVGDGDTGPNTGGMGAYSPAPVVTPEVHQRVMDEVIIPTVQGMAAEGNDYTGFLYAGLMIDAQGAPKVIEYNCRFGDPETQPIMLRLKSSLVELCQAALEKRLDTAKADWDPRASVGVVLAAGGYPSSYAKGSVISGLDEATSEHGKVFHAGTELNEANVVTNGGRVLCATALGNSVAQAQQSAYQLAQKISWEGVFYRSDIAWRAIAREETQT